A segment of the Desulfatirhabdium butyrativorans DSM 18734 genome:
GTCCAGTGATATTGTCCCGAACCATTGCCCATGAGGTTGCAGAATCGGGAAGATCATTCCCGTTGGAATCCAATTTTGTAAAGGACTTCTGATTGATTTGGTATGTTGCATCCTGACCATAGTACGCCTCACCTGCCGATGGACACAATATTTCGTTGCCTTGTGAATTATAACATTTATTTTGCCCCGTGCCCGGTATAGTATAAGCTTCTGCCAGCATACCGATTTGTAATGCAGGAACAACAATTGCCAGATACATTATAAATCTTTTCATGTTGTGATCCCTCCCTGCTTTTTGAAATGGATGGAAGAGATTGGGCAAGGAAAACGAGAATGTCTAGTTTCCGCGTATTGGTCAGACGCCAAAAATCATATGTGTTCTTGCCGCTCAGGGTGGAACGGAAAAGCAGATGCTTATGGACTTGAAAACAACTCTGGTTCAAAATGAACGAATACGGGAGATCGTTTACATACCCATCGAACGCAGCCCTTTCACAAACTGTGAATCAGAAGATGCGCCTGACAGGTAGGTTTCAATTTCGCTCAGCATTTCGCTGATTTTAAATGGTTTTGACAAAAGCCGATACTGGTGGCGTTTTACTTCATCATTCAGTTTGAGCCTGAGACCTTCCATCCCAAGGAATCCTGTAAGGTAAATGATTTTGGTATAGGGTTTTTCGCTTCGAATGATCTGTACCATCTCGATCCCATTCAATTTCGGCATGAGGACATCGGTAAACACCAATTCGGGATGAAAAAGACGAAATACCGTCAACCCTTCTTCCCCGTCTGACGCGGAGAAAACACGATACCCTTCGGTTTCCAGAACCCCATGATAAAGTTCCAGTAGATCGGGCTCGTCTTCAACCACAAGGATACGACGGCGGCTATCGGTAGTAATTATCATGCCGGATCGGATTGCTTCGACGATTTCTGCGTTATCCAAACGGCTGATCAAGTCGATCAGGCGATTGAGGCGTTTCATTTCACGGTTTGCGCGCAAGGAATTGTCCCGGTTCAAGTCCGGATGGTATACTTTGCTCAGGAGGTGATAACTGAATTTAATGTAGGATAACGCTGCTTTTTCTCCCAAATCGGCCAGAATTTCCCTTGCCTTTTCCAGCAGGCCGAAATGCAGCAGTTCGCTTTGGAGATAACTCTGTTGTTCCAATATGTTTCCCTCCTTTGACAAAAAAACCAGGTTGCTGTGTATCCCTGGCAATATCAGAAGAGAAAGAATGGTGGTGGAAAAGAGATCGAAAGGGGAAAGTATAGATGAGAACAATTTTTCTATACATAAGAATATTGGCAATATCAATAGGTAATCGAACCGAAGGCTCTCCCTATGTAGCGCCTGGACGGAAACCCGGTTTTGGTTACAGCCTGCCCGCAGGCGGCGCGCTGCTCCAAATAGCTTTTTTTCGTTCAGGCACTATGTATTGGCGTAGCCTTCGGTTCAGTCATATCATTCAGAACAAGAGCCGGGAAATTAAAGGGGGGAAATGAACGCCCTGTAAAAGGAATATCATAACATCTCGTTATTACATAACAATAGAACCAATGCGTTAAATTGCCCTGATGTTTGTCCCGATCGCGTCAGTTTGAGCGATCCAGGCATCGAGCCGCTCTGCGGTTTGGTCCAATTGGGCGAGCGGCTCCTTCAGGCGTTGCTCGATTTCCAGAAACAGCCTGTCCAGAATCTGTGAAATTTCCTGATCCAGCCGCTGCCGGAAATCCTCCCGCGAGCGGGCCAGTTTGGTGGCGATCTCCCGGATGATGGCGGCCCGTTTCCAGACCATCGTCAGAACCATCACCAGTGCGCCCAGTGTCGCCATAACACCGCCCGTGATGTCGAAAACAACCAGATGGGTCGAAAACGCTATGACGGCACCCACGATGGCCAGCCCGCCTCCGGCAAGCGTGAGTCTGCCGATATCGGAGCCTGCCAATGCATTCTCGTACACCATATCGGTCACACGCAGCAACTCCAGTTGTGTTCTCATGCGCTCCAGAACATTCGAACGATCGTAACCGGATGGAATGACAAGTTTCGGGGAGTTCCTCTGACGAAGTGCAATCGCTTCCATCAATTCCTGGAAGAGGGAGCCCATTTCGTTCACGATCTCCTGGGCGATTCGCAGCGATTCGACCTCGATGTCACGTTTGACGGCTTCTTCAAAAGATGCCTCGATTT
Coding sequences within it:
- a CDS encoding response regulator, whose translation is MSKEGNILEQQSYLQSELLHFGLLEKAREILADLGEKAALSYIKFSYHLLSKVYHPDLNRDNSLRANREMKRLNRLIDLISRLDNAEIVEAIRSGMIITTDSRRRILVVEDEPDLLELYHGVLETEGYRVFSASDGEEGLTVFRLFHPELVFTDVLMPKLNGIEMVQIIRSEKPYTKIIYLTGFLGMEGLRLKLNDEVKRHQYRLLSKPFKISEMLSEIETYLSGASSDSQFVKGLRSMGM